The following coding sequences lie in one Sorex araneus isolate mSorAra2 chromosome 4, mSorAra2.pri, whole genome shotgun sequence genomic window:
- the DEXI gene encoding dexamethasone-induced protein yields MPGARVAAHLDALGPLVPSAPPPSMFYVGLFFVNVLILYYAFLMEYIVLNVGLVFLPEDMDQALVDLGVLSDPGSGLYETDSELDVLDGYLE; encoded by the coding sequence atGCCCGGCGCCCGGGTCGCGGCCCACCTGGACGCGCTGGGCCCCCTGGTCCCCTCCGCGCCGCCGCCCTCTATGTTCTACGTGGGGCTGTTCTTCGTCAACGTGCTCATCCTCTACTACGCCTTCCTCATGGAGTACATCGTCCTCAACGTGGGCCTCGTCTTCCTGCCCGAGGACATGGACCAGGCGCTCGTGGACCTCGGCGTGCTCTCGGACCCCGGCTCGGGCCTCTACGAGACCGACTCGGAGCTGGACGTCCTCGACGGCTACCTGGAGtag